Proteins encoded within one genomic window of Apis mellifera strain DH4 linkage group LG1, Amel_HAv3.1, whole genome shotgun sequence:
- the LOC727538 gene encoding regulator of microtubule dynamics protein 2 → MHNNLIAAAIGVTVGVISAASIFIYRKILANQQYSTTISDLDAANKKIDELQSELEALRLQLRQQKKKKKISRKFSSNDSTYTVIDNDTDIDIGDDEFYDCSDGESVVSDNDLRISEELNQLDIILKEIDEQVNNEFDVKTYCTLKTLVKSHQDNVEVIWRFARASYYHAEAQTDKNFRRIIILEGIQECEKIIKNRNPDLYKWYAILIGLNGDYLSMADQIKNGVIFKNYIIMALEMCPDDSELHYLLGRFKYEIANLSWIEKKVAATLFAEIPSASYEEALDCFKTAIKLEDKNPHIQLYISKCYIALNEYSCAIDSLKKILDKPILTVDDEKVHTEASKLLNKYSKHNL, encoded by the exons atgcataataatttaattgctgCCGCCATCGGTGTAACCGTTGGTGTAATAAGTGCAgctagtatttttatttatcgtaaaattttgGCAAATCAACAATATAGTACAACAATTTCTGATTTAGATGCtgccaataaaaaaattgatgaattacAATCAGAATTAGAAGCATTAAG attacaATTAAgacaacaaaaaaagaaaaaaaaaatttcaagaaaatttagtTCTAATGATAGTACATATACTGTAATAGATAATGATACAGATATTGATATTGGAGATGATGAATTCTATGATTGTTCTGATGGTGAAAGTGTTGTTAGCGATAATGATTTAAG GATCTCAGAGGAACTGAACCAGCTGGATATAATACTTAAGGAGATTGATGAACAAGTAAACAATGAATTTGATGTCAAGACTTATTGCACATTGAAAACATTGGTAAAGTCCCATCAAGACAATGTAGAAGTAATATGGAGATTTGCAAGAGCTAGTTATTATCATGCAGAAGCACAgactgataaaaattttagaagaataattattcttgaag gAATTCAAGAAtgtgagaaaattattaaaaatcgaaatcctGATTTGTATAAATGGTATGCTATTCTCATAGGATTAAATGgagattatttatcaatggcagatcaaataaaaaatggtgttatttttaaaaattatataataatggcTTTAGAAATGTGTCCAGATGACTCTGAATTACATTATCTTCTAGgaagatttaaatatgaaattgctAATTTAAGTTGGATTGAGAAAAAg gtaGCAGCAACATTATTTGCTGAAATTCCAAGTGCCTCATATGAAGAAGCACTTGATTGTTTTAAAACTGCAATAAAACTTGAAGATAAAAATCcacatattcaattatatattagtaaatgttatattgctttaaatgaatattcatgTGCAAttgattcgttaaaaaaaattttagataaaccGATATTAACAGTTGATGATGAAAAAGTGCATACAGAAGCAAGTAaacttttaaacaaatattcaaaacataacttatag
- the LOC727087 gene encoding serine/arginine-rich splicing factor 7: MNKMSRYPSDCKVYVGDLGSGATKQELEDAFSYYGSLRNVWVARNPPGFAFVEFEDARDAEDAIRGLDGRTICGRRARVEPSNGRRLRDRSYFRRGIGRLFHPEDRCYECGERGHYARNCQRHRNTRKKRSHSRSYSRSKSQSRSRSRSRSKSRSRSKHSRSSSRSRSHSRNDYNKDKIRNKRRSDSRDRSPRRTKSKSVSRSRSK, encoded by the exons ATGAATAAG atgTCAAGATATCCTTCAGATTGCAAAGTATATGTAGGAGACTTAGGAAGTGGTGCGACAAAGCAAGAATTAGAAGATGCTTTTTCTTACTATGGATCTTTAAGAAATGTATGGGTAGCTAGAAATCCACCTGGATTTGCTTTTGTGGAATTTGAAGATGCTAGAGATGCAGAAGATGCAATAAGAGGACTTGATGGAAGAACTATATGTGGAAGACGAGCTCGTGTGGAACCATCTAATGGGAGAAGATTAAGAGATAGGAGTTATTTCAGAAGAGGTATAGGAAGATTGTTTCATCCTGAAGATAGGTGTTACGAATGTGGTGAAAGAGGCCACTATGCTAGAAATTGTCAACGACATAGAAATACACGTAAGAAAAG atCCCACTCCAGGTCTTATTCACGATCAAAATCTCAATCAAGATCACGGTCTCGGTCACGTTCGAAGTCAAGATCAAGAAGCAAGCATTCACGATCATCATCTCGTAGCCGTTCTCACAGTAGAAATGactataataaagataaaattcgtaataaaCGGCGATCTGATTCTAGAGATCGTAGTCCGCGCAGGACCAAATCGAAATCTGTTTCTAGATCTCGCAGCAAATAA
- the LOC412480 gene encoding ribosomal RNA processing protein 1 homolog produces MAVKKVRYTNAPLQIPMQRMKQIISINEKDKKAIVIAQEIKFARLLSSNDKIIRDRVLKNLRKWLTVRSQSSFTFTEADFMRLWKGLFYCMWMSDKPLIQEELAESLSKIVHCFKTKDVILLYILCTLKTLGIEWFGIDQYRLDKFCMLVRRIIRQTFQKCKENLWNIEWIKGFSEILEKLLVDPQICQGFNMHITEIFLEELSKISNGNVPEDVVTELIKPFISYFISMDDERQIRHIMRHIFRYLIFQSDIGIDYMEKFKAWRDAGFPAGSIDIMEKIELSDDEMDDNITEVKEQFLQNQMNCDVEKSLDPRAGRVDVDLPQIPFNSEKIAILLNKYKFHPSSTTKSRRQLRHLIKEFTELSEGKMPLGIKEIKVSKIQKKNIDTKSAAIHLLKFENELYMDKLQRRRKRKKNKQLMQNNESNKSSEEELENINDENNSKRESTEIDESEVVKKKRKLKHKLNTTNYLTNTNLHISDKNSLNVKKTKREITEKNQNQNTYKSNLKNNYKRKNHLLIENTDENKKIKLKKNKNTTVKTLNIITQAKKKKSIKLKNTGKWNVSDHVEAPICSFNNKNTKSCSKIVGNSVVNNHEQQNDILNKKPIWLMPILTKLKNETNNKSLKEQHKIRTTTNSKKRVKIALQCNTAQHTSEYISQIRKSPAIPFDANKKPLAGVLKASPIPSPINPFYKRNIL; encoded by the exons ATGGCAGTTAAAAAAGTTCGATACACGAATGCACCATTGCAAATACCTATGCAACGTATGaagcaaataatttcaataaatgaaaaagataaaaaagcaaTTGTTATTGcacaagaaattaaatttgctcGATTACTTTCaagtaatgataaaataattcgagatagagtattaaaaaatttaagaaaatggtTAACAGTTCGTTCACAAAGTTCATTTa cattcACAGAAGCAGATTTTATGCGATTATGGAAAGGTTTATTTTACTGTATGTGGATGTCAGATAAACCTTTAATTCAGGAAGAACTAGCAGAATCTCTTAGTAAAATTGTACATTGTTTTAAAACTAAAGATGTAATactactttatatattatgtacattaAAAACATTAGGCATTGAATGGTTTGGTATAGATCAATATAGGttagataaattttgtatg ttagttcgaagaataattcgacaaacttttcaaaaatgtaaagaaaactTATGGAATATTGAATGGATAAAAGGTTTTTCTgaaatacttgaaaaattattagtagaTCCACAAATATGTCAAGGTTTTAATATGCAtataacagaaatatttttagaagaactttcaaag atCAGTAATGGAAATGTACCAGAAGATGTTGTTACAGAGCTTATTAAaccatttatttcatattttatatctatggaTGATGAAAGACAAATTAGACATATTATGAgacatatttttagatatttaatttttcaatcagaTATTGGTATAgattatatggaaaaatttaaggCTTGGAGAGAT GCTGGTTTTCCTGCTGGTTCTATTGatattatggaaaaaattgaacTATCAGATGATGAAATGGATGATAATATTACTGAAGTAAAAgaacaatttcttcaaaatcaaaTGAATTGTGATGTAGAAAAATCATTAGATCCAAGAGCTGGTAGAGTAGATGTTGATTTGCCTCAAATACCTTTTAATTCTGAAAAGATagctatattattaaataaatataaatttcatccatCATCAACAACAAAATCACGTAGACAATTACGTCATCTTATTAAAga aTTTACAGAATTATCAGAAGGTAAAATGCCATTGGGCATTAAGGAAATAAAAGtctcaaaaatacaaaagaaaaatatagatacaaAATCGGCTGCAatacatcttttaaaatttgagaatgaACTATACATGGATAAGCTACAAAGAAGGcgcaagagaaaaaaaaacaaacaattaatgcaaaataatgaaagtaataaatctagtgaagaagaattagaaaatattaatgatgaaaataatagtaaacgTGAATCTACAGAAATAGATGAAAGTgaagttgtaaaaaaaaagagaaaattaaagcataaattaaatactactaattatttaacaaatacaaatttacatatatcagataaaaatagtcttaatgtgaaaaaaacaaaacgtgAAATAACAGAAAAGAATCAGAAtcaaaatacttataaatcaaatttaaaaaataattacaaaagaaagaatcatttattaattgagaatactgatgaaaataaaaaaataaaattaaaaaaaaataaaaatacaactgtaaaaacattaaatattatcactcaagcaaagaagaaaaaatcaataaaattaaaaaatactggGAAGTGGAATGTTTCTGATCATGTAGAGGCACCTATTTGTTCATTCAATAATAAGAACACAAAATCATGTTCAAAAATTGTTGGTAATTCAGTTGTAAATAATCATGAGCAACAAAATGATATACTCAATAAAAAGCCAATATGGTTAATGCCTAtactaacaaaattaaaaaatgaaacaaat aataaaagtttaaaagaacAACATAAAATAAGAACTACTACAAATTCCAAAAAACGAGTAAAAATTGCTCTTCAATGTAATACAGCTCAACATACATctgaatatatttcacaaattcgGAAAAGTCCAGCTATACCTTttgatgcaaataaaaaaccaTTAGCAGGTGTATTAAAAGCAAGTCCTATACCAAGTCCAATTAAtccattttataaaagaaatattctataa
- the LOC727539 gene encoding lysocardiolipin acyltransferase 1 has product MRGLLRGTLYCILWYGSIVAGFLFIACPMLPLLFFSPPKFRKCGDLLLSCWELYSTALLKVFGVKIFVSGDHISPNESAVLVMNHRTRVDWNFLWAAMYQACLPNVATHRLKFVLKDPIRHIPGPGWIMQMNGFLYITRRWEEDQNRLSRTLDYLIALDRRFQLLIFPEGTDLTKSSKEKSNKYAMQHVLPQYSFILHPKTTGFSYLVRHLQQAKYLNAVYDLTIAYPDYIPQSELDLMKGKLPNEVHFHIERIPSWNMPTDDLTLRQWLQERWFNKEQILKQFYKKKSFSAKIWPLTKLHPLHIAFSFWSILTGCTILLLIISPVFQLWTLIHSAFFIALSFFTTGFNQLEMGWYWRWKMHFLTKKYS; this is encoded by the exons ATGCGTGGACTTTTACGAGGTACTTTATACTGCATACTATGGTATGGTAGTATAGTGGCtggctttttatttattgcttgCCCTATGTTACCACTATTATTCTTTAGTCCTCCAAAGTTTCGAAAATGTGGTGATCTATTACTTTCTTGTTGGGAGCTTTATTCTACA gcccttttaaaagtatttggtgtgaaaatttttgtgtCAGGAGATCATATATCTCCAAATGAATCTGCTGTTCTTGTAATGAATCATAGAACACGAGtagattggaattttttatggGCTGCAATGTATCAAGCATGTTTACCTAATGTAGCAActcatagattaaaatttgttttgaaagATCCTATACGACATATTCCAGGACcag gATGGATAATGCAAATGAATGGTTTCCTTTATATAACTCGTCGCTGGGAAGAAGATCAAAATCGATTGTCACGAACTTTGGATTATTTAATAGCTCTTGATAGACGTTTTCAATTACTTATATTTCCTGAAGGTACTGATTTGACAAAAAGCAGCAAGGAAAAATCCAATAAATATGCCATGCAACATGTTTTACcacaatattcttttattttgcatCCAAAAACAACGGGATTTAGTTATTTAGTTCGACACCTTCAACAAGCAAAGTATCTCAATGCTGTTTATGATTTAACAATTGCATATCCTGATTATATTCCACAATCTGAATTAGATTtaatgaaaggaaaattacCAAATGAAGTACATTTTCATATTGAGCGAATACCTTCATGGAATATGCCTACAGATGATTTAACATTAAGACAATGGTTACAAGAAAGATGGTTTAAcaaagaacaaattttaaaacaattttataaaaaaaaaagtttttctgcTAAAATTTGGCCTTTAACAAAATTACATCCTTTACATATTGCATTTAGTTTCTGGAGTATTTTAAcag gaTGTACCAtacttttacttattatttcacCAGTATTCCAATTATGGACTTTAATACATTCAGCTTTCTTTATtgctttatctttctttactACTGGTTTTAATCAACTTGAAATGGGATGGTACTGGCGTTGGAAAATGCattttcttacaaaaaaatatagttaa